The Verrucomicrobiota bacterium genome has a segment encoding these proteins:
- a CDS encoding OmpA family protein, which produces MEATDYSWKNMKRTRYRTFRNRSRFVGYVFLAILLAAAIHFGLWVWFNILQVPVGMKYQIYQLSPAFTTQPTIDASGMSRQESEQETQTAASLGAEEIVTEVEELDLIDIQQILPERETVLSPEVSQPENFLDSPSVTASTESFADAMSEMSEQAQQELDRQLEDAAAALKPQASDQQMLLDSLPTGTNPDEYLENLAKQGSGSNASALQGYTNLGDLLNGEAGADRGKPILMPTDLLFGYNEWELRESAKVSMMMLGLLIERNPKTLFLIDGHTDTFGGEPYNLELSRKRAQAVKDWLVQSLQINPRRIVARGRGESSPIASPTGGVQEQALNRRVEITMREPQ; this is translated from the coding sequence ATGGAAGCGACCGACTATTCCTGGAAAAACATGAAACGGACCCGCTACCGGACCTTCCGGAATCGGAGTCGCTTCGTGGGCTATGTCTTTTTGGCCATCCTTTTGGCGGCTGCCATTCATTTCGGGCTCTGGGTCTGGTTCAACATCCTTCAAGTGCCCGTGGGAATGAAATACCAGATTTATCAGCTCTCGCCGGCCTTCACGACCCAGCCCACGATCGACGCCTCCGGGATGAGCCGGCAGGAAAGTGAACAAGAGACACAAACCGCCGCTAGCCTGGGGGCCGAGGAAATCGTGACCGAGGTCGAAGAATTGGACCTGATTGATATTCAGCAAATCCTGCCGGAGAGAGAAACCGTCCTCAGCCCTGAGGTCAGCCAACCGGAAAACTTTCTCGACTCCCCCTCCGTCACCGCTTCGACCGAAAGTTTCGCCGACGCCATGAGCGAGATGTCCGAGCAAGCGCAGCAGGAGTTGGATCGGCAACTGGAAGACGCGGCCGCCGCCCTCAAGCCGCAAGCGAGCGATCAACAAATGCTCCTCGATAGCCTACCCACCGGAACCAATCCGGATGAGTATCTGGAAAATCTCGCCAAGCAAGGCTCCGGCAGCAATGCCTCTGCCCTCCAGGGTTACACCAACCTCGGGGACCTCTTGAACGGCGAAGCGGGCGCCGATCGCGGCAAGCCGATCTTGATGCCGACCGACCTCCTTTTCGGTTACAACGAATGGGAACTCCGAGAATCGGCCAAAGTCAGCATGATGATGCTGGGCCTGCTCATCGAGCGCAATCCCAAGACACTCTTCCTGATTGATGGACACACCGACACCTTCGGAGGAGAACCCTACAACCTTGAGCTCAGTCGCAAGCGAGCCCAAGCGGTCAAGGATTGGCTGGTGCAATCGCTGCAAATCAACCCCCGCCGCATCGTGGCCCGCGGACGCGGGGAGTCTTCCCCCATCGCGAGCCCCACGGGCGGAGTGCAGGAACAGGCTCTCAATCGTCGCGTGGAAATCACCATGCGGGAGCCGCAGTGA
- a CDS encoding glycine--tRNA ligase: MASKDHTDPVRMEKIVSLCKRRGFIFQSAELYGGLNGCWDYGPLGAELKRNLKDYWWRRHVQSREDVVGMDGSILTHQEVLQASGHVGGFSDPMCDDLLTGERLRADQIEPQDGVVVHFDGFEIGEEVHPKSKPFSVLVPNDSGKSLKKATRIASEYYSKLLHGGKRMAPESLDPPISPVRGEVKAVAGTTAYNPSSGVPVTEAREFNLMFQTTMGASAEDNDPSAIAYLRPETAQSIFCQYKNILDSNRVKLPFGIAQIGKSFRNEINPRNYTFRSREFEQMEIEYFCRPEDGMRLTDEWLEERLEFYQEIGIPREKLHLLDVPDGERAFYSKKTYDIEYEFPFGIQELEGVAYRTDYDLGVHQKASGKPLEYFDEETKEKFVPHVVEPSAGCDRTVLALICEAFDEEEVTNDKGKTEVRTVLRFSPKMAPIKAAIFPLLKKNPEQVRLARQIQETLRHRMNVFYDESGAVGRRYRRQDEIGTPFCITVDFETLGENDAALKNTVTVRHRDSMEQERVPVEELAAWLLAKW; the protein is encoded by the coding sequence ATGGCTTCCAAAGATCACACCGACCCCGTCCGCATGGAAAAAATCGTTTCGCTGTGCAAGCGACGCGGCTTCATTTTCCAGTCGGCGGAGCTTTACGGAGGGCTGAACGGGTGCTGGGATTATGGCCCGCTCGGGGCCGAGCTGAAGCGCAATCTCAAGGACTACTGGTGGCGTCGGCACGTCCAGAGTCGCGAGGATGTGGTGGGCATGGATGGCTCGATTTTGACGCATCAGGAAGTCCTCCAGGCAAGCGGGCACGTGGGCGGTTTCTCCGATCCGATGTGCGATGACTTGCTGACGGGCGAGCGGCTCCGAGCCGACCAAATCGAGCCCCAGGATGGGGTGGTGGTGCACTTCGATGGGTTTGAAATAGGAGAAGAGGTCCATCCCAAGTCCAAGCCCTTCAGTGTGCTGGTGCCGAACGATTCAGGGAAGTCTCTCAAAAAGGCCACCCGGATCGCGTCGGAGTATTATTCCAAGCTCCTGCACGGAGGAAAGCGCATGGCTCCGGAATCACTCGATCCACCCATTTCGCCCGTGAGGGGTGAGGTGAAAGCGGTTGCAGGCACCACCGCTTACAACCCCAGCAGCGGAGTGCCGGTGACCGAAGCGCGGGAGTTCAATCTCATGTTCCAAACGACCATGGGGGCCTCCGCCGAGGACAACGATCCCAGCGCCATCGCTTACCTCCGACCCGAAACGGCCCAGTCCATTTTCTGCCAATACAAAAACATCCTCGATTCCAATCGGGTGAAGCTGCCTTTTGGGATTGCTCAAATCGGCAAGTCGTTTCGCAATGAGATCAATCCGCGCAACTACACCTTCCGTTCCCGCGAGTTCGAGCAGATGGAAATCGAGTATTTTTGTCGCCCCGAAGACGGCATGCGCCTGACGGACGAGTGGTTAGAAGAACGCCTCGAGTTCTATCAGGAGATCGGGATCCCGCGCGAGAAGCTTCACCTTTTGGATGTTCCCGATGGCGAGCGCGCTTTCTACTCGAAGAAGACCTACGATATCGAGTACGAATTTCCCTTCGGCATCCAAGAGTTGGAAGGGGTGGCCTATCGCACGGACTACGACCTCGGGGTTCACCAAAAGGCTTCCGGCAAGCCCTTGGAATACTTCGATGAGGAGACGAAGGAAAAGTTTGTTCCCCACGTGGTGGAACCGTCCGCTGGTTGTGACCGAACGGTCTTGGCCCTGATTTGCGAGGCCTTCGATGAGGAGGAAGTGACCAACGACAAGGGCAAGACCGAAGTGCGCACGGTGCTGCGATTCTCTCCCAAGATGGCCCCGATCAAGGCAGCGATTTTCCCGCTTCTGAAGAAGAACCCAGAGCAAGTCCGCCTGGCCCGCCAAATTCAGGAAACGCTGCGCCATCGGATGAATGTCTTCTATGACGAGAGCGGAGCGGTCGGCCGGCGCTATCGTCGGCAGGATGAGATTGGCACGCCTTTTTGCATCACGGTCGATTTCGAAACGCTAGGCGAAAACGACGCCGCCCTCAAAAACACCGTCACGGTGCGCCATCGCGATTCCATGGAGCAGGAGCGCGTCCCCGTGGAAGAGCTGGCGGCTTGGCTGCTGGCGAAGTGGTGA